The segment CTCTTAGATTCCAATCTAAATGGACGGCTCGGAGATTTCGGTCTTGCCAGATTGTACGACCGTGACGGCGATCCACAAACGACTCGCCTCGTAGGAACACTAGGATATATCGATCCGGAACTCACCCGAATGGGAAGGGCTACTAAAGCTGCCGATGTGTTTGCTTTCGGGGCTTTTCTTCTTGAAGTTGCTTGTGGGAGGAAGCCATTTGAACCAAATGCACCACCCCAAGACATTTTTCTAGTTGATTTAGTCAATAGGTGCTGGAAAAGAGATGCCATTGTTGATGTTATCGATCCAAGATTACAAGGCAATTACGGGGTGGAGGAGATTGAGAAGGTTCTGAAACTAGGCCTGCTTTGTTCCAACCCCAAACCAGATTTGAGACCCACCATTAAAGAAGCGGTGAGCTATCTGGAAGGCACTGCCAGTTTGCCTGACATACCACTTGACAATGCCCAAAATAATCCATCTTCTATCCTTCAAACCTTACCATTATCTCCTCAGAGCACTGCTATTAACATATCTTTAGCAAGTAACGTAGCCTCAGATTGTATAGTTTCTTTTTCTTCATCAGTTGGGACGGGTCTTTCTGTGAATTCCTTGTCGAGTACAGATACAGTTCTTCATATAGGTCGATGATGAGTGCTTTAATGGAAATTTGTTCcttctgtttttttttctttttttaggattataaatattttgagAGACGAAAATGGAATTTTCCctgtattaactgaaaattttagtaACTGCTTGAAAATGCAAAGAAACATTAGAGAAAATTTCCCTCTAATCTGTTTGTAATCAAAATTCCATAACCCTTAAGTTAAATTCAATTATGTGATCTTattgaacaaaaataaaattaatcatgTGATCTTAATGTTCCATAAAACCTATCCTCAATGTGTTTGAAGTCCTTGGATTTCCTAATTTTCTCGATTAAGTAACAATAATTACAAAGGTTTGAAtataaaattaacctttaaactatatttaaaatttttttaatcaaaagtGGCATCTAAATAATCAATTTCATCTCATTTTATCTAAGCTGGTATTATGTGTATGTCCAACAAGAACATGTCAGGTGTTGTGTTCTTATTGATTAGTATTATATTTTGGGGGCAAAATGATATAATTTGAGaaacaattttataattaaatctttaaaaaaaaacaccAATTATTTATTCTCCTTTTTTAAGTCAAACAACAAAATGAGAGCTAGAAAATTTGGAATTCAATAGTCAATTCTGGCAGCTGACGATTATAAGAGAACGACTTCAATCTTATCACTTCACATTGTTTACTTTTTCTGTCAAGtcgtattttaatataaatatctgTGTGCAATCATTTTAGGTTATGTTTAataaatattgattaaatttcaagttttacaactttattttttaaaaggttAGATTACGTATTCttcataaaaatatacatatttgtttAGATTTATATTATGGTAACAACCACCTTTCTTTATTTCTTAACTGACGTGAGATGGAACAATGAGTTTAAACATTAAATACAACATCAtttgagaaagtaaaagtaaatgATAGAGTAGCTGCATATGTagctttttgaaattaattaatattgtGATAGTTTGTGTGTTGATTTAATGGTTATTAGAATATTTATCGCCTTTGATATGACTGGATTTGAGTCGTGTTAGTTACGTTGCTGTTAAAACTTGTCCTATTATAAAGTTcaccaaaaaaattaattaatttacaaaatataGTGACATTTTAACTACTATTCAGATTAATCTGGTCATTAACCAAGATTGATGATGGGTAAGTTTTGGATCAATCAAATAATAACTCGTATTACAGATTAAGAGTGATGGTAACTAAAGGGTAGGATGATAAataaacaaactaaaagatcaaAGCTTTGCTCACAATGATAAATTCAAATGATcttacaattaatattttgtgtttgaaaaAAAATACTAAACATATATTTTGCTATTTCAATTTGGTTTCAAGGCTTAAATTGGTATTTAAGAACATACATCTCTGTGAAGAACAACTTGCTCCCACTCTTCATGAAGGTAAAGCAGTGCAGATGCTACTCCTTTAAGATTCTGAAACCGTTGATCCCAACTAAGGTTTGGCTTTGAATTGTTAAATAGGAATTTGTCTAGACTTCCATTAGGCATATATTCATTGACCAAGAGAAGCTCTCCTTTTCGCCGGCAGTAGCCGAGGAGCTGCACCAAGTTCCTATGCCTTAACCTTCCCATGCTCACAATTTCTGAAACAAATTCCTTCATTCCTTGTTCTGAATTATGGGAGATTCTCTTGACTTCAACTTGTTGGCTTGAAGACGGTAACACTACTCTATAAACCTTTCCGAAACCCCCACGTCCTAGTAGCTCTTTCTCTTTAAAACCCTCTGTTGCTTTATAGAGATCCTTGAAAGAAAATCTTTGAGGGCTATATTCTTTTTCCCAGTCTTCGCGTATCTCTTCATATGTTTTCCTTCTTACAACATATGCAAATGCACCACCAAAGATTGTCACAAGCAAAGCAATCACAACTATTACAGGGATAATAATTTGTAAATCTCCATTCGCCTTTAATTTTCTCCGAGGAAGTGAAGGAAGCTTTGAGTAGTCTAGGCTTTGAGCTTTCCCAATTTTACTGAAGCTCCACCCCAGAATATACTGGCTGCTAACCACTTCACCAGTCGATGAAGAGAAACCAACATACATAGAATCCAATAAAACATTAGAAAGATCAACGGTTGTTAATAAAAGCAGTTGGCTCGGTTTGTTGCTTCCCATAGGAGTTAGTGTTACATTCAGCAACTTGTCCACTTCCTCGAATCGATCCACAGCTGCATTGGATTTCCATTTAAGAGTTCCAAGCTTCTATTTTGCCCTTCATCTTCGACGAAGTATGCTGTCGAAGCTGTTTCCAAAGATCTCAAGTTGTTCACGTCAATGCCAACATGACCCCCGTTGATGTCTCCAAATTCAGGGCTTTGAACTGTGTCTAGCTCTATAGCAAACACATGGTTTGAAGAAAGGCCATTGCTTGAAGAATTAAAAAGTCCCAAGTATTGGTTTGAAATAGCCCCTGTCAGCTCCATGGTAGGTGCAATAATGAACGCAATACCATGGCCACCAATAGGATCGGTCTCTTCTGGGACAATGGCAAACACAAAGTTGGTCGAAAATGAAAGGGAATCAGAGATGTTAGATGAGGATTTGTTGAACTTGAGGGGAAAAGGGAAGAAAGCACGGCCGATTTGTCTCTTTGAAGTGTTGGTTAGCTGTAATAGACCATTGGGTTGAATCTCAGCAATCCCATTGTGATGCAGGTTGGCTCCATTAAAGCCATTGAAGATGAACTGGTTTTCCACTTGGGAATGGGATAGCGCAAACTGCTCTAACAACATAAGAAATGTCATCAGAATAGGGATTGATCGAAGAACTGCAGTAGCAGCCATtgatagaagaaaaaaaaaaagatggcaaaatcaATTTTTGTTTATATCAAGAATCTAACTGTGAGTTCTTTTCCGTCCTTTATATTTCCAAGGATTTGCAACAGTCAATAGCTTTGACTTAATCTCTCGGAGCTTTACTTGGTCTAAATTTTATCGCCAAAATAGAAATATCCATAATTTCGTAGATGCCCTCGTTTTATGTAAGAGTTGAAAGAGCAATAGAAAACTTTAGTCTCCATTTGAAAGGGTATGCTTTTTTCTTGAAGTTGACCTGCATGCAGCACATGAAGCAGCCAAGAAGCAAAACAAGCCGCCCAAGCTATGCATGTTGCAGTTAAAGGCAATGCTGCTGATTTTGTTACTTCAAATTGATATTTTGTAACTTAGTTTGATTAGAACTAGGTTGGTAATGTACTTGATGTAATTTTGTTGACGTTTGAGCTGATAAATCAGCTTTACCAACTTGATGTAATTTTGTTGACGTTTGAGCTGATAAATCAGCTTTACCAAGTGTGCAAGTATAGGTTATCATGTTTCAATGTAATTAGTGGAGGTAGGTAAGTGATCAGGTAAAATTTGCTTAGTTTTTTACTAGCTTATGTTTGGTATATGTATTGGCATTATGCCATCTTTGAAAAGGTTAATGAAATTTATCAGAATTCATCACAAAACTCTTTTTCCTTTGCTTTCATTTATCATTCAAGCAAATTCTGTTTTGTTTGTTCACCAAGCAACGAGCCTTCAAGCTCAAGGTTCTGTCAAACCTTCATTCATCTTTGTTCTTAGTTccaacattttttttttccatttttcatGAAGAAAGTTTCGAAAAGGAGGCCCCAGCATGAGATAGACTGGCTTTGATATGGAATCTTATTAGATTCATCAATGTTGAGAACAGTGTAAAGGATATAGAGGTGATTACCGAGCTAGGTAACGTATATTATGATTGtttacattcaattcaattttggTGTATGTAGGACCGGCGACTTGGGATCTAATAAATACTAATATTTTTcaatccttttcattttcttgtaGGGAGTGCTTTTCTCTCAGCATGCTAATATTTTTCAACAGATTAGGGGAGAAGTTATTTCTTGGATACAAATTTGATGATGTTGAACCTTCAGACTGAGATTTTCGGCAATCCAGAAATGAGAAAGGTGTCTTGGCATCAGGGATTAAATTTACCCTTCACTTGGTTCCAATATTATTTTCCTTCCTATTCATAACCGCAATatacaagaaaaaaaattgagGGGGCAGGGATCAATTTAAGTTACCAGATGACCTACATCAACCTcacaaattttcaaataatatttCAATAGTTATAAATAGTCATAattatttaagtagatatttattaAATAGTTATGTTTATTGCTAAAAATATGACTATTCATGTAATagtctaattttcagtggtgtcggaacagtgatttgagatcactaaatctgacaaatgagcaggaaatattattaatttagtgagtataaattaaatgtgaagttaggaaaaattttgaaatagttaattgtaatacaccatacccgtacctgagaccgggataggatacgaggcattaccgaaattttcagaataatttcaattaatttatattatttagtattcattttcatgtttcatgtaacatccttttcatatattcaattcaaaatatcatataaaatacgatacaatacttaaattgtcatatttacttgctcattcagggtatccgaacctacctgactaaattgcagaaataccaagatttaggggcatattggtaatttaccattttctcaaatttcacccaatcttaaattgataatttcatttaatttattaatttagataataaaaaattattccttcaatttagtcatttttgacatttttacaaaattaccccctaaagttttacttttattcaatttagtccatgagcttaaaacatgcaaattagccatgctaactgaatattcatatatattttttcctcctccgcctctccattccacatccttaatgtatataacattcttgtaagtacgatttcacaatttacttattaatactcacatcaatctgttcacacgagtcatagtcactcaattatttataattcgagctacagagctaaaaattaagatccgtaaattttccctaaaactagactcacatatcattccaccataaaattttaagaatttttggtttagccaattagtacagtttattcatttaagtttcccctgtttcactatccaacagttctgacctctcttcactaaaaattaattatatcacagtacaaaactcggataatgttcccattgatttctattgaaaatagactcattaaggattctaagcatataaatttgagactctaattaattttctccaatttttgatgattttccaaagtcaaaacaggggaacccgaattcattctaacattgtctcacaaaattcattatatctcataatttacaaatccattgcttacaccgtttcttctatgaaaaactaaactcaataagctttaatttcatattttattcatcttctaattcgatttctacaatttatggtgatttttcaaagttagtctacttctgctgtccaatattgttttagttcaagatgtttattaccatttttcctctaaatttcaaaggtcatacaattcagtccttgctcaattagcccatctattaagctaatttttctcaatt is part of the Gossypium arboreum isolate Shixiya-1 chromosome 5, ASM2569848v2, whole genome shotgun sequence genome and harbors:
- the LOC108488512 gene encoding LOW QUALITY PROTEIN: L-type lectin-domain containing receptor kinase I.8-like (The sequence of the model RefSeq protein was modified relative to this genomic sequence to represent the inferred CDS: inserted 1 base in 1 codon), with the translated sequence MAATAVLRSIPILMTFLMLLEQFALSHSQVENQFIFNGFNGANLHHNGIAEIQPNGLLQLTNTSKRQIGRAFFPFPLKFNKSSSNISDSLSFSTNFVFAIVPEETDPIGGHGIAFIIAPTMELTGAISNQYLGLFNSSSNGLSSNHVFAIELDTVQSPEFGDINGGHVGIDVNNLRSLETASTAYFVEDEGQNRSLELLNGNPMQLWIDXEEVDKLLNVTLTPMGSNKPSQLLLLTTVDLSNVLLDSMYVGFSSSTGEVVSSQYILGWSFSKIGKAQSLDYSKLPSLPRRKLKANGDLQIIIPVIVVIALLVTIFGGAFAYVVRRKTYEEIREDWEKEYSPQRFSFKDLYKATEGFKEKELLGRGGFGKVYRVVLPSSSQQVEVKRISHNSEQGMKEFVSEIVSMGRLRHRNLVQLLGYCRRKGELLLVNEYMPNGSLDKFLFNNSKPNLSWDQRFQNLKGVASALLYLHEEWEQVVLHRDVCS